In Apostichopus japonicus isolate 1M-3 chromosome 3, ASM3797524v1, whole genome shotgun sequence, a single genomic region encodes these proteins:
- the LOC139965075 gene encoding uncharacterized protein, producing MSNPKEKRCRKKNFSQHEIIILCQFVKENREKLFGRAGHCSQKVEDRKKSYWEKAAHSIRVAGGASERSASELKKKWSDLKILAKKYQRAKHATGGGPAADYSPVYEAVLEAMAPQARDGVNALGTSETDPLTAMSESSQDSPAPSPIRQSTLSPTVVPLPQLSPNYDNQVIQTSLQEEIIKIEREKLELARQNLEVQKGILSALQIISAALGPEK from the exons ATG TCTAacccaaaagaaaaaagatgcAGGAAGAAGAATTTTTCCCAGCATGAAATCATCATTCTTTGCCAGTTTGTCAAAGAAAATCGGGAAAAATTGTTTGGTCGAGCTGGACATTGCTCACAGAAG GtagaagacagaaaaaaaagctACTGGGAGAAGGCTGCACATTCCATCAGGGTTGCAGGAGGAGCCTCAGAGAGAAGTGCCTCTGAGCTAAAGAAAAAATGGTCAGATCTCAAGATTCTGgccaaaaaatatcaaagagcAAAACATGCAACAG gtGGAGGGCCAGCAGCTGACTACAGCCCTGTTTACGAGGCCGTGTTAGAGGCAATGGCCCCCCAGGCCAGAGATGGTGTCAATGCTCTGGGGACATCAGAGACAGACCCTTTGACTGCTATGAGCGAGTCATCACAG GATTCACCTGCACCATCACCAATCAGGCAGTCAACCCTTTCCCCAACAGTTGTCCCTCTTCCCCAGTTGTCCCCAAATTATGATAACCAAGTGATACAGACCTCATTACAAGAGGAAATAATCAAAATTGAGAGGGAAAAGCTTGAGCTAGCCAGACAGAATTTGGAAGTGCAAAAAGGCATTCTTTCGGCACTTCAAATCATCTCAGCAGCCCTTGGTCCTGAAAAGTAA
- the LOC139965068 gene encoding putative nuclease HARBI1 — protein MALFVYRQAGQQRNYRRILQRERIFRDRRQPFELYNDVDMYQRYRFTRLGCMTIINRLRAQLEHPTNRSRALSASLQVFIALRFYASGSKSALAECASLHGCSKSSASRALRRVTKALVQIRNDEIKFPITPASVTNAQREFFLVAGFPQVVGAVDGTLIGIHGCNYGPDEYVFVSRKGRHAINVQLICSAKYKIINVVARWPGSTHDSRILSESLVGRQFEDHQLQGILLGDSGYPLQPWLMTPIQNPTTLEETSFNNAQTRTRAKIEQVNGQLKNKFRCLLGDGMQIEPQRACDIIVACCILFNISKDLKEPHLDPQRDQQVQPDPDEAGAAPDNVHGAAVRADIITNFFT, from the exons ATGGCGTTATTTGTGTATCGGCAAGCTGGTCAACAACGCAATTATCGTCGGATTCTACAAAGAGAGAGAATTTTTAGAGACAGAAGGCAGCCTTTTGAACTTTACAATGATGTTGACATGTACCAAAGATATAGGTTTACTAGGCTAGGCTGTATGACTATAATTAATAGATTAAGGGCCCAGTTAGAACATCCCACCAACAGAAGTAGGGCGCTGTCAGCCAGTTTGCAGGTTTTCATTGCTCTAAGATTTTATGCATCAGGATCGAAAAGTGCCTTAGCAGAGTGTGCCTCTTTACACGGATGCAGCAAGTCATCTGCCTCACGGGCATTGAGGAGGGTTACAAAAGCATTGGTTCAAATCCGGAATGATGAAATTAAGTTCCCAATCACTCCAGCCTCTGTGACCAATGCTCAGAGGGAATTTTTTTTGGTAGCAGGATTTCCGCAGGTTGTGGGTGCAGTAGATGGGACATTGATTGGAATTCACGGTTGTAACTATGGGCCGGATGAGTATGTATTTGTTAGCCGTAAAGGTAGACATGCAATCAATGTACAGCTAATTTGTAGtgcaaaatacaaaatcatCAATGTTGTAGCACGATGGCCAGGCAGTACCCATGACAGTAGGATATTGAGTGAAAGCCTTGTTGGGAGACAGTTTGAGGACCACCAACTTCAAGGGATACTTCTCGGGGACTCTGGTTATCCTCTACAGCCATGGTTGATGACGCCTATTCAGAACCCAACCACACTCGAAGAGACCTCATTCAATAA TGCTCAGACAAGGACACGAGCCAAGATTGAGCAAGTCAACGGCCAGCTCAAGAACAAATTTCGATGTCTGCTTGGCGATGGCATGCAAATAGAACCTCAAAGAGCTTGTGATATTATCGTTGCCTGCTGTATCCTCTTTAACATCAGCAAGGACTTGAAAGAGCCACACTTAGACCCCCAGCGTGACCAACAGGTTCAACCAGACCCAGATGAAGCTGGTGCAGCACCTGATAATGTCCATGGGGCAGCTGTCCGGGCAGATATAATTACTAATTTTTTCACCTAA
- the LOC139965059 gene encoding pyruvate dehydrogenase [acetyl-transferring]-phosphatase 1, mitochondrial-like translates to MKIFHQACRVLAHSHRNKLCPLYVVTRSYSNDDRNYSSQAAVNPYEPVRAPVIPKLTPDAVTEILQRNEVKVSFKSGAGVVNSYCSNQLASNSPIEDRRSEGQCRFTDGLLFGVFDGHSGPTCAQVISERLFNYISAEILPYNTLSSVYKKIESGETQLVKWLGGCNFPTSLNADVHHKSLVKYLHENVSADFESEDRISDSLTTAFERLDSDLLTEAQTLSNDIAVNEECTRTAFSGSCATVAFMQGNDLFIANAGDCRAVMGVQMSNGQWSPIVLSHDHNAYNSNELNRVKSGHPANEGTTVIKQERLLGELAPLRAFGDARFKLKGETQKEILQRWDRHHVPLPRNYYTPPYLSATPEVTHYNLEGKTGFLILATDGLWDCLDPEKAVGLVGAHWEAMGQMGPYTPAAHLSLGEIQSALAQRRFSLRPLDTNVSTHLIRYALCGVGHTFDYDKLAESVSLPPNIVRHYRDDITVTVIFFSGMQ, encoded by the coding sequence atgaaaatatttcatcaagCATGTAGGGTGCTAGCTCATTCTCATAGAAACAAACTTTGCCCATTATACGTGGTGACCAGGAGTTACAGTAATGATGACCGTAACTACAGTAGTCAGGCTGCAGTTAACCCGTACGAACCAGTCCGAGCCCCAGTGATTCCCAAGCTCACACCTGATGCTGTGACGGAGATTCTCCAGAGGAATGAAGTGAAGGTATCATTCAAATCTGGAGCTGGAGTGGTTAATAGCTACTGTTCCAACCAGTTGGCGTCAAACAGCCCCATCGAGGACAGAAGGTCCGAAGGGCAGTGCCGTTTTACAGATGGGTTACTCTTTGGAGTGTTCGATGGTCACAGTGGCCCGACCTGTGCTCAGGTCATCAGTGAGAGACTGTTCAACTACATATCTGCAGAGATTCTGCCCTACAATACTCTCAGCTCTGTGTACAAGAAGATAGAGAGTGGAGAAACACAACTGGTGAAATGGCTTGGCGGATGCAATTTTCCTACTTCCCTTAACGCAGATGTCCATCACAAGAGTCTGGTCAAATATTTGCATGAGAACGTCTCTGCGGACTTTGAGTCGGAGGATCGCATATCCGATTCATTGACAACAGCCTTTGAACGCCTTGATAGTGATTTGCTGACGGAGGCACAGACACTGTCAAACGACATTGCAGTCAACGAGGAATGTACCCGCACGGCTTTTTCGGGCTCTTGTGCAACCGTGGCATTTATGCAGGGTAACGACTTGTTCATCGCCAATGCTGGAGATTGCCGAGCGGTGATGGGAGTCCAAATGAGCAATGGCCAGTGGTCTCCCATTGTCTTGTCACACGACCACAATGCCTACAATAGCAACGAACTCAACCGGGTCAAGTCTGGGCACCCAGCCAACGAAGGCACGACTGTGATCAAACAGGAACGTTTGTTGGGAGAGTTGGCTCCCCTGAGAGCATTTGGAGATGCCAGATTTAAATTGAAGGGAGAAACTCAAAAGGAAATCCTACAGCGGTGGGACAGGCACCACGTGCCGTTGCCTCGGAATTATTACACGCCACCCTACCTCAGTGCTACCCCCGAAGTCACACACTACAATCTTGAAGGCAAAACAGGGTTCCTTATTCTTGCCACTGATGGACTGTGGGATTGTTTGGATCCAGAAAAAGCTGTGGGACTGGTAGGTGCCCACTGGGAGGCCATGGGCCAGATGGGGCCTTACACACCAGCAGCTCATTTATCCTTGGGAGAGATACAATCTGCACTAGCCCAGCGCAGGTTCAGTCTCCGCCCTCTGGACACCAACGTGTCGACCCATCTCATCCGCTATGCACTTTGCGGTGTGGGTCACACATTTGACTACGACAAACTCGCTGAAAGCGTGAGCCTACCACCAAACATTGTTCGGCATTATCGAGACGACATCACAGTCactgtgatatttttttctggCATGCAGTA